Proteins from a genomic interval of Campylobacter concisus:
- the xseA gene encoding exodeoxyribonuclease VII large subunit yields MLSVSELNEKAKALLEATLDYVEVSGEISRLTKHASGHWYFTLKDEKSSISAVMYRMNNQKVKFLPKDGLKVKIYGKVTIYSPSGSYQLVASAMLPDGEGELELAFRQLKEKLENEGLFDISAKKEIPNLPKKIALVTSATSAALQDMLKVVKSRWRLSEIYIFDALTQGESAPSSLIKALRRADKYGVDVIVLARGGGSKEDLWCFNDEGLAREIYATKTPVISAIGHEIDYVISDFVADRRSLTPSAAMLDLLPDEEAFFQYLDRLSDDLDSALSLKITKKQNLLNVLLSKFSSNALKARIELKFSEVTNKQNALANAVQRKILVLGSALSSLKKAYEMRELFFESTKGLIEVRKDGKRVDLGDLKLDDEIELISQNTHKKAIIKE; encoded by the coding sequence ATGCTTAGTGTTTCTGAGCTAAACGAAAAAGCAAAGGCACTGCTTGAAGCCACACTTGACTACGTCGAGGTAAGCGGAGAAATTTCGCGCCTTACTAAGCACGCTTCTGGACACTGGTACTTCACGCTAAAGGATGAGAAGTCAAGCATCTCAGCTGTGATGTACCGCATGAATAATCAAAAGGTGAAATTCTTACCAAAAGATGGACTAAAAGTAAAAATTTATGGCAAAGTGACCATTTATTCGCCAAGCGGGTCGTATCAGCTAGTGGCTAGTGCGATGCTGCCTGATGGCGAGGGTGAGCTTGAGCTTGCGTTTAGGCAGCTTAAAGAAAAGCTCGAAAACGAGGGGCTTTTTGATATATCAGCAAAAAAAGAGATACCAAATTTACCTAAAAAAATAGCCCTTGTCACAAGCGCCACTTCAGCCGCACTTCAGGATATGCTAAAGGTGGTAAAGAGCCGCTGGAGGCTAAGTGAAATTTATATATTTGACGCGCTAACACAGGGCGAAAGTGCTCCAAGCTCGCTTATAAAAGCCTTGCGCAGAGCCGATAAATACGGCGTCGATGTGATCGTTTTAGCTAGAGGAGGTGGCAGCAAAGAGGATCTTTGGTGCTTTAACGACGAGGGCTTAGCGCGTGAAATTTACGCTACAAAAACGCCAGTCATAAGCGCTATCGGACATGAGATCGACTACGTTATAAGCGACTTTGTAGCAGACCGCAGGTCGCTTACGCCAAGTGCAGCTATGCTTGATCTTTTGCCTGATGAAGAGGCGTTTTTTCAGTATCTTGATAGGCTCAGCGACGATCTTGATAGCGCTTTAAGCTTAAAGATCACCAAAAAGCAAAATTTGCTAAATGTCCTTCTTTCTAAATTTTCGTCAAACGCTCTAAAGGCTAGGATTGAGCTAAAATTTAGCGAGGTGACAAACAAGCAAAACGCCCTAGCAAACGCCGTACAAAGAAAAATTTTAGTCCTTGGCTCGGCACTTAGCTCGCTAAAGAAGGCTTATGAGATGAGAGAGCTATTTTTTGAGAGCACAAAAGGGCTTATCGAGGTTAGAAAAGATGGTAAGAGAGTTGATCTTGGAGATTTAAAATTAGACGATGAGATCGAGCTTATCTCGCAAAATACACATAAAAAAGCAATTATCAAGGAGTAA
- a CDS encoding DNA-methyltransferase, with product MLNMLNKFFYGNCLDVLQSIPTNSIDLIFADPPYWMRVDGVLKRPEGKEFDGCNDEWDNTFLNSDDYIDFTRKWLNECKRVLKQNGSIWVIGGMQCIYTIGGIMQELGFWFINDVIWQKSNPTPNFMGTRLNNSHETLIWATKSKKSKFTFNYKTAKELNTENIDINLFEKGERRQLGSVWRFSVCNGNERLKDENGNKLHSTQKPESLLYRIIAISSKIGDIVLDPFGGTMTTAAMAKKLGRNYISIEQNDKYIKFGKKRVNDIVFEDSDITHAKFDKKPLKVTLDQMIDANFLNLGERFYLKNSDEFAILKRGSRLEYNNILYDIHSLAAKLKSAKSERLNGFKFWHVIRDNKKILLDDIRSHFREINA from the coding sequence ATGCTAAATATGTTAAATAAATTTTTTTATGGAAATTGCCTCGATGTTTTGCAAAGTATTCCAACTAACAGTATAGATTTAATCTTTGCTGATCCACCATATTGGATGAGAGTAGATGGAGTATTAAAACGTCCAGAAGGCAAAGAATTTGATGGTTGTAATGACGAATGGGATAACACTTTTTTAAATAGTGATGATTATATTGATTTTACTCGTAAATGGCTTAATGAGTGTAAGCGTGTATTAAAACAAAATGGATCTATTTGGGTTATTGGAGGAATGCAATGCATATATACTATCGGCGGGATTATGCAAGAGCTAGGGTTTTGGTTTATCAATGATGTTATTTGGCAAAAAAGTAATCCAACCCCAAATTTTATGGGAACAAGATTGAATAATTCGCATGAGACTCTTATTTGGGCAACAAAAAGTAAGAAATCAAAATTTACTTTTAACTATAAAACAGCAAAAGAATTAAATACGGAAAATATTGATATAAATTTATTTGAAAAAGGCGAGAGAAGGCAATTAGGCTCAGTTTGGAGATTTTCTGTGTGTAATGGAAATGAGCGGTTAAAGGACGAAAATGGCAATAAGCTGCATTCTACACAAAAACCGGAAAGTCTGCTTTATAGGATTATTGCTATTAGTTCAAAAATCGGAGATATAGTGCTTGATCCTTTTGGTGGAACAATGACAACTGCAGCTATGGCAAAAAAGCTTGGAAGAAATTATATTTCTATAGAACAAAATGATAAATATATAAAATTTGGCAAAAAAAGGGTTAATGATATTGTATTTGAAGATAGTGATATAACTCATGCAAAATTTGATAAAAAACCATTAAAGGTAACTTTAGATCAGATGATTGACGCAAATTTTTTAAATTTGGGTGAGAGATTCTATTTAAAAAATAGTGATGAATTCGCTATTTTAAAGCGTGGTTCTAGACTCGAATATAATAATATACTTTATGATATACATTCACTTGCAGCAAAATTAAAATCCGCAAAGTCCGAACGATTAAATGGATTTAAATTTTGGCATGTCATAAGAGATAACAAAAAAATTCTTTTAGATGATATAAGATCACATTTTAGAGAAATCAATGCTTAG
- a CDS encoding response regulator, with protein MKNNKFYILLAPIIISAIFCAYSGNESYKKFTDLKDLNEKLYKQSLVFQTIKSVIQEHDTLIGKSQEDIKKLRDSTLKNTQKFIKSIRKDDRIEIRNINKLKELLANLNQNDKFDELFYEFFQNINGEIDSDFKQDLDRDFPLIIKAYAATLSKIYNQLSLANNTKYYVKNIFINGPLFSINNNVRENIYSVKDNTPNLDMLPKSELKENIYKDFNQFEANYQAKKIREVKAKIAFSEKLNIEDIILIKQYEDDKFILLLNSAINIKNELLELTKSEKISFGIKTFFEFLLCGLLILSLLGISARLKFLKVLIDKSKYISSYILSSKETSADNAISKLIKAFEDLKETYIKDSSFFQIKDRYILSVSKKLESINKEIFTSTAALKIETNNSKKQVFIDTIEKNANIMTSLYNNAKNISNVKKYSECNKTEIFDPQKSFEEILKANIVYSQSKKINFISYLDPSLTNELEGNLNSLKTAFNSIFLASLSMSLRHQNIIITIKKVQKEFDRSGLCSVSFSIKNSSAAMSEKQISDIFSDDENSLNNDESEFYLKIAQIYLKNLESKLEINSFPSIGNEFKFVVIFKTTSNYKDFDIKCDHKLAFLQDANVAYNEAFEQTTKDLGLKVDMLTSTSPSITKNYDAIFLRNTNKQGQDIKNPLILKDPLTPLSITRLLCLGEADIMNKNLNDKPKILICDTNEIYIDITASGFSKFNCEVVGVCNKKDLKQAIKQGDFDLIFVGSKFFEAEKNSLQKNIDLIKAAIQNAKIPIILMLSNTSNIDGESVKEYFNAYIKTPINSDELAQIFRKFLPNFGEIAINESYLVKSENIILFKKSPMENKIFSSALGEFYNTLETTNSFDELLTKIKTKTYGIVLIDESVKGFNYEELTRVVDKIRQSQKVDTRVLIFGAQERSEFPFVKVLAKNITKAELSATVREQIDSMGTSYAKSSYEFIKFNA; from the coding sequence ATGAAAAATAATAAATTTTATATATTGCTAGCGCCAATAATAATTTCAGCGATCTTTTGTGCATATAGCGGAAATGAAAGCTATAAAAAATTTACAGATCTAAAAGATCTAAATGAAAAACTATATAAACAATCCTTAGTATTTCAGACTATAAAATCTGTAATACAAGAGCACGATACGCTAATAGGCAAAAGCCAGGAAGATATAAAAAAGCTGCGAGATAGCACCTTAAAAAATACACAAAAATTTATAAAATCTATAAGAAAAGACGATCGCATCGAGATACGAAATATAAATAAATTAAAAGAATTGCTAGCAAATCTAAACCAAAATGATAAATTTGATGAACTATTTTACGAATTTTTCCAAAATATAAATGGAGAAATAGATAGCGATTTTAAACAAGACTTAGACCGAGACTTTCCGCTTATAATAAAAGCTTATGCCGCAACTTTAAGTAAAATTTACAATCAACTCTCTTTAGCAAACAACACCAAATACTACGTAAAAAATATCTTTATAAATGGCCCTTTATTTTCGATAAACAATAATGTGAGGGAAAATATATATTCCGTAAAGGACAACACGCCAAATCTTGATATGCTTCCAAAAAGTGAGCTAAAAGAGAATATTTATAAAGACTTTAACCAGTTTGAAGCCAACTATCAAGCTAAAAAGATAAGAGAAGTTAAAGCCAAGATCGCATTTTCTGAGAAGCTAAATATCGAAGATATAATCTTAATAAAACAGTATGAAGATGATAAATTTATACTTTTATTAAATAGTGCCATAAACATAAAAAATGAGCTGTTAGAACTTACTAAGAGCGAGAAAATAAGCTTTGGCATAAAGACCTTTTTTGAGTTTTTGCTTTGTGGCTTGCTCATTTTGTCTTTGCTTGGTATTTCTGCTAGATTGAAATTTTTAAAAGTGCTTATCGATAAGTCAAAATACATATCGAGTTATATCCTATCATCAAAAGAGACAAGTGCAGATAATGCGATATCAAAGCTCATAAAAGCTTTTGAAGATCTAAAAGAAACCTATATAAAAGATAGCAGCTTTTTTCAGATAAAAGATAGATATATTTTATCCGTGAGCAAGAAGCTAGAGTCTATCAATAAGGAAATTTTTACATCGACTGCGGCTTTAAAAATAGAAACGAATAATAGCAAAAAGCAAGTATTTATAGACACAATAGAAAAAAATGCAAATATCATGACTTCGCTTTATAACAATGCTAAAAATATCTCAAATGTTAAAAAATATAGCGAATGCAATAAAACCGAGATATTTGATCCTCAAAAAAGCTTTGAAGAAATTTTGAAAGCAAATATCGTCTATTCGCAAAGCAAAAAGATAAATTTTATAAGCTACCTTGATCCAAGCCTTACAAATGAACTAGAAGGAAATCTAAATTCATTAAAAACCGCATTTAACTCTATCTTTTTGGCGTCTTTATCAATGTCTTTAAGACATCAAAATATTATCATCACTATCAAAAAAGTTCAAAAAGAGTTTGATAGAAGCGGACTTTGTTCTGTAAGCTTTAGCATAAAAAATAGCTCAGCTGCCATGAGCGAAAAGCAAATTTCAGATATATTTTCAGATGATGAGAATAGCTTAAATAATGATGAGAGCGAGTTTTATCTAAAAATCGCTCAAATTTATTTAAAAAATTTAGAAAGTAAGCTGGAGATTAACTCGTTTCCAAGTATTGGCAATGAGTTTAAATTTGTAGTCATCTTTAAAACAACATCAAACTATAAAGACTTTGATATAAAATGCGATCATAAACTAGCATTCTTACAAGACGCAAATGTAGCTTACAACGAAGCTTTTGAGCAGACCACAAAAGACCTTGGGCTCAAAGTGGATATGTTAACAAGCACTAGTCCATCTATTACAAAAAATTATGATGCTATATTTTTAAGAAACACCAATAAGCAAGGTCAAGATATTAAAAATCCGCTCATTTTAAAAGATCCGCTAACTCCATTAAGCATCACAAGGCTACTTTGCTTAGGCGAAGCTGATATTATGAATAAAAATTTAAACGATAAACCAAAAATTTTAATCTGCGATACTAATGAAATTTACATAGATATAACAGCAAGTGGTTTTAGTAAATTTAACTGCGAAGTTGTGGGAGTTTGTAATAAAAAAGATTTAAAACAAGCCATAAAGCAAGGCGATTTTGACCTTATATTTGTTGGCTCGAAATTTTTCGAAGCTGAAAAAAATAGCCTTCAAAAAAATATTGATCTTATAAAAGCAGCCATACAAAATGCGAAAATTCCAATTATACTAATGCTTTCAAATACTTCAAATATAGATGGAGAGAGTGTCAAAGAATACTTCAATGCTTATATAAAAACGCCAATAAATAGCGACGAACTGGCTCAAATTTTTAGAAAATTTTTGCCAAATTTTGGCGAGATTGCAATAAACGAAAGCTATCTAGTAAAAAGCGAAAATATTATTTTATTTAAGAAATCGCCAATGGAAAATAAAATATTTAGCTCAGCTTTAGGAGAATTTTACAACACACTTGAAACCACAAATAGCTTTGATGAGCTATTAACAAAGATAAAAACCAAAACTTACGGTATCGTTCTTATAGATGAAAGCGTAAAAGGCTTCAACTACGAAGAGCTAACAAGAGTTGTTGATAAGATAAGACAAAGCCAAAAGGTTGATACAAGAGTGCTGATATTTGGCGCACAAGAAAGAAGTGAATTTCCTTTTGTAAAAGTGCTAGCTAAAAATATCACAAAAGCAGAGCTTTCAGCTACCGTAAGAGAGCAAATCGATTCTATGGGCACTAGCTACGCTAAAAGCTCTTATGAATTTATTAAGTTTAACGCCTAA
- the serC gene encoding phosphoserine transaminase yields MSRKINFSAGPSAIPLSVLEHAKAEFTDYRDEGYSIMEISHRSKTFEEIHFGAMEKIRKLYGIGDKYEILFLQGGAHLQFSMIPMNLYQGGKAQYANTGVWTNKAIKEAKVLGVNVDVVASSEDENFSYIPEFKFSDDADYAYICSNNTIYGTQYKTMPKTKSPLVVDASSDFFARPLDFSSIGLLYGGAQKNAGPSGVTIVILRKDLVDRVSSQNVPMFLRYKTHVEANSLYNTPPTFGIYLLNLTMQYLLDLGGLAEVEKINAKKASTLYSIIDSSNGFYVGHAKKSSRSDMNVSFTIPKDHALEPVFVEEALKDGMLGLKGHRHLGGIRASIYNAVSQSDVEKLGEFMREFARKHS; encoded by the coding sequence ATGAGTAGAAAAATTAACTTTAGTGCAGGCCCAAGCGCGATACCGCTAAGCGTTTTAGAGCACGCAAAGGCCGAATTTACAGACTATAGAGACGAGGGCTACTCGATCATGGAGATCAGCCACAGAAGCAAGACCTTTGAGGAGATCCACTTTGGCGCGATGGAGAAGATAAGAAAGCTTTACGGCATCGGCGATAAGTATGAAATTTTATTTTTGCAAGGCGGCGCACATTTGCAATTTAGCATGATACCGATGAATTTGTATCAAGGCGGCAAGGCCCAGTACGCAAACACCGGCGTTTGGACAAATAAGGCGATCAAAGAGGCTAAAGTGCTTGGCGTAAATGTAGACGTCGTCGCAAGCAGTGAAGATGAAAATTTCTCTTACATACCTGAGTTTAAATTTAGCGATGACGCCGACTACGCCTACATCTGCTCAAATAACACGATTTATGGCACGCAGTATAAGACTATGCCAAAGACCAAATCGCCCCTTGTTGTCGATGCTTCGAGCGATTTTTTCGCTAGACCGCTTGATTTTAGCAGTATCGGCTTGCTTTATGGCGGTGCTCAGAAAAATGCAGGTCCAAGCGGCGTGACTATCGTCATTTTAAGAAAAGACCTAGTTGATCGCGTGAGCAGCCAAAACGTCCCTATGTTTTTGCGCTACAAAACGCACGTAGAGGCAAACTCACTTTACAACACACCGCCAACTTTTGGAATTTATCTTTTAAATTTAACCATGCAGTACCTACTAGATCTTGGCGGGCTTGCCGAGGTTGAGAAGATAAATGCCAAAAAAGCAAGCACACTTTATAGCATCATAGACAGCTCAAATGGCTTTTACGTGGGACATGCAAAAAAATCAAGTAGGTCAGATATGAACGTGAGCTTTACGATACCAAAAGATCATGCGCTTGAGCCAGTTTTCGTCGAAGAAGCGCTAAAAGATGGCATGCTAGGGCTAAAAGGTCACAGACATCTTGGCGGCATAAGAGCCTCTATCTATAACGCCGTAAGCCAAAGCGACGTTGAGAAACTTGGCGAGTTTATGAGAGAATTTGCAAGAAAACATAGCTGA
- a CDS encoding class I SAM-dependent methyltransferase, translating into MNKTKKAYDEIPYFSAAFSDCSPVRIEAVAKFLGLKVAGLKEARVLELGSSYGGNILPFAISHKNAKVVGIDISSHQVAEGNKVAKQIGLENFTLLERNFLHMNESDIKELGKFDYIIAHGVYSWVSPNVRDALLATIKALLSKDGIAYVSYNTYPGWKSLDILRDFMLFVSSGNDSKEALAYVKDELNFLQDYLKFSLQSQSDVVYKDSMKLLLTQLNFLQSIIAKGNDYYILHDFLEASNEPTYFHKFAKHIDKHGLCYVIDASLNDIFASSTGIYRFDAHIEQNYNSRIKKEQLNDFLFNRSFRKSLIAHKERLGGAEDFDAVLGESELDRIYFAYFSEQPRTKTQEILSKAYPQSLNLSKVKAALGESEGEAFMGLLEILNDQNTKISSSKLAALAYEPKKTRLKPRAAAYLGYFLEASSPVISLANELNGKLNLNHEEIKAALKFDGKASLKDIAKSVNLSKDELDKLAFKLSEAYFFEEI; encoded by the coding sequence ATGAATAAAACAAAGAAAGCTTATGATGAAATTCCTTATTTCTCGGCTGCATTTAGCGACTGCTCGCCAGTTAGGATAGAAGCGGTTGCTAAATTTCTGGGGCTTAAGGTAGCTGGCTTAAAAGAGGCTAGGGTGCTTGAGCTTGGCTCGTCATATGGCGGTAATATCTTGCCATTTGCCATTTCACATAAAAATGCAAAAGTCGTTGGTATCGATATCTCAAGTCATCAAGTGGCTGAAGGTAACAAGGTAGCAAAGCAGATAGGTTTAGAAAATTTTACTCTGCTTGAGCGAAATTTTTTGCACATGAACGAAAGCGATATAAAAGAGCTTGGGAAATTTGACTATATTATCGCTCATGGCGTTTATAGCTGGGTGAGCCCAAATGTAAGAGATGCGCTGCTTGCCACGATTAAGGCACTACTTAGCAAGGATGGTATCGCTTATGTTTCGTATAATACCTATCCTGGCTGGAAGAGTCTTGATATTTTAAGAGATTTTATGCTTTTTGTTAGCTCAGGCAATGACAGCAAAGAAGCACTTGCTTATGTGAAAGATGAGTTAAATTTCTTGCAGGATTATTTGAAATTTAGCCTGCAAAGCCAAAGCGATGTCGTATACAAAGATAGTATGAAGCTTCTTTTAACACAGCTAAATTTCTTACAAAGCATCATCGCAAAGGGCAATGATTATTATATATTGCATGATTTTTTGGAGGCTAGCAATGAGCCAACTTACTTTCATAAATTTGCCAAGCATATCGACAAACACGGGCTTTGCTACGTCATAGACGCTTCGCTAAATGATATCTTTGCAAGCTCAACTGGAATTTACCGCTTTGACGCACATATCGAGCAAAATTACAACTCTCGCATCAAAAAAGAGCAACTAAACGATTTTTTATTTAATAGATCATTTAGAAAAAGCCTCATCGCTCACAAGGAGAGGCTTGGCGGTGCTGAGGACTTTGACGCGGTGCTTGGAGAGAGCGAGCTTGATAGGATTTATTTTGCATATTTTAGCGAGCAGCCAAGGACAAAAACACAAGAAATTTTAAGCAAAGCCTATCCGCAAAGCCTAAATTTAAGTAAAGTAAAGGCCGCACTTGGTGAGAGCGAAGGCGAAGCATTTATGGGGCTACTTGAAATTTTAAATGATCAAAACACCAAAATTTCATCTTCAAAGCTTGCTGCACTTGCTTATGAGCCTAAAAAAACTAGGCTAAAGCCTAGAGCTGCGGCCTATCTTGGGTATTTTCTGGAGGCTAGCTCGCCAGTCATATCTTTGGCAAATGAGCTAAATGGCAAGTTAAATTTAAACCATGAAGAGATCAAGGCAGCTTTAAAATTTGATGGCAAAGCTAGTTTAAAAGATATCGCAAAGAGCGTAAATTTAAGTAAAGACGAGCTAGATAAGCTTGCTTTTAAATTAAGCGAAGCCTATTTTTTTGAAGAAATTTAA
- a CDS encoding sulfite exporter TauE/SafE family protein — protein sequence MLFVELFIIGIGVGYIAGFFGIGGGTVVVPIMVAFGYDIKTAIGISVMQMIFSATFGSYLNYKAGLLKLNRGVFLGLGGLVGASFSGIIVSHAPALLLESMLLSTFIFSLIKLYFTPNSDGTNANNSLFLLFLVGVFVGIFAISIGIGGGVFIAPILVGFLRYELKKAVSMGVFFVMFAAIAGFISLSLNGHISYAEGAFLGLGSLIGAYFGTKKTQNTDKKTLKKWFLVFYIAMICLILKDMFFE from the coding sequence ATGCTTTTTGTTGAACTTTTTATAATTGGTATCGGCGTTGGATACATCGCTGGCTTTTTTGGCATCGGGGGCGGCACAGTCGTTGTTCCTATAATGGTCGCCTTTGGATATGACATAAAAACTGCTATTGGCATAAGCGTCATGCAGATGATATTTAGTGCGACATTTGGCTCATACCTAAACTATAAAGCCGGGCTTTTAAAACTAAACCGCGGTGTATTTTTAGGTCTTGGAGGTCTGGTGGGGGCAAGTTTTAGTGGCATTATCGTATCGCACGCACCGGCACTCTTACTTGAGTCTATGCTTCTATCAACCTTTATCTTTTCGCTCATAAAGCTATACTTCACACCAAATAGTGACGGCACAAATGCGAATAATTCGCTCTTTTTGCTATTTTTAGTTGGCGTTTTTGTTGGCATTTTTGCCATTAGCATCGGCATCGGCGGAGGCGTCTTTATCGCGCCGATCTTGGTAGGCTTTTTACGCTACGAGCTAAAAAAAGCCGTTTCTATGGGTGTATTTTTCGTTATGTTTGCAGCTATCGCGGGTTTCATCTCGCTCTCGCTAAATGGCCATATCTCATACGCTGAGGGCGCATTTTTAGGTCTTGGCTCGCTAATAGGCGCATACTTTGGCACTAAAAAGACGCAAAATACCGACAAAAAAACACTTAAAAAATGGTTTTTGGTCTTTTACATAGCGATGATATGTTTGATATTAAAAGATATGTTTTTTGAGTAA
- a CDS encoding anthranilate synthase component I family protein: protein MLLEQPLFYYEVIREKFKNSYLAEDKTQTIIGIDCEYIDEKDMDFYGLRSYFDTNRNKSLAPFAGLFGVFAYDGVRYFEYIGEEKAKRYEFPKFIYADAKAYLHFDKMSKIYTFYGDKNKYYDFLLDVKVECKNKEQSKFSIKTDLNKEKKHFEDMVELAKEYIRSGDVFQVVLGELLEISTNMSSLEFYKKLSLTNPSPYMFHFPTPYGDVVGSSPELVFEMKSEQIFVAPIAGTRPRGSDANADAALENELLSDEKELAEHKMLIDLARNDIGRVSEPKSVAVKNAMHIQKYEKVIHIVSDVYGKCAKGLDLFDVLASIFPAGTLSGAPKIRAMQIINELEISERNIYGGGIGFLHFNGDAQVAILIRSAIFVPGENEFSDVFVGAGAGIVYDSKSEREYAEICHKRASVLNVFKNNAKEF, encoded by the coding sequence ATGCTCTTAGAACAACCACTGTTTTATTATGAAGTGATTAGAGAAAAATTTAAAAATAGCTACCTAGCCGAGGATAAGACGCAAACGATTATAGGCATTGATTGTGAATACATCGATGAAAAGGATATGGATTTTTATGGGCTTAGAAGTTATTTTGATACAAATCGTAATAAATCTTTAGCTCCGTTTGCAGGTCTTTTTGGTGTTTTTGCTTATGATGGCGTGAGATATTTTGAATATATCGGAGAAGAGAAAGCTAAAAGGTATGAATTTCCAAAATTTATCTATGCCGATGCAAAGGCCTATCTACACTTTGACAAGATGAGTAAAATTTATACATTCTATGGAGATAAGAATAAATATTATGACTTTTTGCTTGATGTGAAAGTTGAATGCAAAAATAAAGAGCAGAGTAAATTTAGTATAAAAACTGATCTTAATAAAGAAAAGAAACACTTTGAGGATATGGTTGAGTTAGCAAAAGAGTATATAAGAAGCGGCGATGTCTTTCAGGTGGTGCTTGGTGAATTGCTTGAAATTTCAACGAATATGAGCAGTTTGGAATTTTATAAAAAGCTCTCACTTACAAATCCAAGCCCATATATGTTTCATTTTCCTACACCTTATGGCGATGTGGTTGGCTCTTCGCCAGAGCTTGTTTTTGAGATGAAAAGTGAGCAAATTTTTGTGGCACCAATTGCGGGCACAAGGCCTAGAGGAAGTGATGCAAATGCTGATGCGGCACTTGAAAATGAGCTTTTAAGTGACGAAAAGGAGCTGGCTGAACATAAAATGCTAATCGATCTTGCCAGAAATGACATCGGCAGGGTTTCGGAACCAAAAAGTGTAGCTGTAAAAAATGCGATGCATATCCAAAAATATGAAAAAGTAATTCATATCGTAAGCGATGTCTATGGCAAGTGCGCCAAAGGGCTTGATCTTTTTGACGTCTTAGCTAGTATTTTCCCAGCTGGCACACTAAGTGGAGCCCCAAAAATAAGAGCTATGCAGATAATCAATGAGCTTGAAATTTCTGAGCGAAATATCTATGGCGGTGGCATTGGATTTTTACATTTTAATGGCGATGCTCAAGTTGCTATTCTTATTCGCTCAGCCATCTTTGTGCCAGGTGAAAATGAATTTAGTGATGTATTTGTTGGGGCTGGAGCTGGTATAGTTTATGACTCAAAGAGCGAAAGAGAATACGCCGAAATTTGCCATAAACGAGCAAGCGTGCTAAATGTATTTAAAAATAACGCAAAAGAGTTTTAG